In the genome of Carnobacterium pleistocenium FTR1, one region contains:
- a CDS encoding shikimate kinase, translating into MKTNIVLIGMTGSGKSTIGEKLSQQLEMPFKDIDLFIEQTTKQSIPELFEVSEAHFRALETLACKKIAATENHTVISCGGGVVLDQENIQALRKTGWIVFIDRPIEHIVKDIEIGHRPLLKQGKNRLYQLHEQRFEMYKSSADFRVENRFALEEVILEIKNSLPETIVQKRRR; encoded by the coding sequence ATGAAAACAAATATTGTATTGATTGGTATGACTGGAAGCGGGAAGAGCACTATTGGAGAAAAACTCAGTCAACAACTAGAGATGCCATTTAAAGACATCGATTTGTTTATTGAACAAACGACTAAGCAGTCTATTCCGGAACTGTTTGAAGTGAGCGAAGCTCACTTTAGAGCACTTGAGACGCTTGCTTGTAAAAAAATAGCAGCAACAGAAAATCACACGGTCATTTCGTGTGGTGGTGGAGTCGTTCTTGATCAGGAAAATATTCAGGCATTAAGAAAAACAGGCTGGATCGTATTCATTGATCGGCCGATTGAACACATTGTTAAGGATATCGAGATTGGGCATCGGCCATTATTAAAACAAGGTAAAAATAGACTATACCAATTACACGAACAACGGTTTGAAATGTACAAATCATCAGCTGATTTCAGAGTGGAGAATCGATTCGCCTTAGAAGAGGTTATCCTTGAAATCAAGAACAGCCTTCCAGAAACTATTGTGCAAAAAAGGAGAAGATAG
- the aroQ gene encoding type II 3-dehydroquinate dehydratase has product MKIVIINGPNLNFLGTREPDIYGRQTLDEIENRIQEYAERQEVACSFFQSNSEGELIDRIQQAHMDKADGIILNPAAYTHYSYAIHDAVKSVNVPTVEVHLSAIHARESFRKESVVAPACVGQISGFGAVGYLLAIQALKEVRNKGEEQ; this is encoded by the coding sequence ATGAAAATCGTGATTATTAATGGACCAAATTTAAACTTTTTAGGTACCCGTGAACCTGATATTTATGGCAGACAGACGTTAGATGAGATCGAAAATAGGATTCAGGAATATGCTGAAAGGCAAGAAGTAGCTTGTTCCTTTTTTCAAAGCAATTCTGAAGGGGAATTGATCGACCGGATCCAACAAGCACATATGGATAAGGCAGATGGAATCATTCTCAATCCTGCTGCATATACTCATTACAGCTATGCTATTCACGATGCAGTGAAGTCAGTAAATGTGCCAACGGTTGAAGTGCATTTAAGTGCGATCCATGCTCGTGAGTCTTTCCGTAAAGAGTCTGTAGTAGCACCGGCTTGTGTTGGGCAAATATCAGGTTTTGGGGCAGTAGGTTACTTATTGGCTATTCAAGCCTTGAAAGAAGTCAGAAATAAAGGTGAAGAACAATGA
- a CDS encoding prephenate dehydrogenase — MNIAIVGLGVIGGSFAKGFKAAGYTNIYGIDVNEATLEIAVNQGMIKEGFVEAKDILHDMDIIMISLYPNQIAPFIEQYKNYLKEGAILTDVTGVKTTIIEKVLNVLPSTVDFVFAHPMRGSEKKGIIGADHTRFIGANALITPIPINKEASLQLIEKLYKEVGFNQVTRVSPGKHDDQIAYVSQLMHVLSVSVVNSQQASKETLTFAGNSFQELTRIADINAELWSELFLNNRIALLASIEQFETELNAMKRTLADSDEVELKNIFKKATRKRREWY; from the coding sequence ATGAACATAGCAATTGTTGGGTTAGGAGTTATTGGAGGTTCATTTGCTAAAGGCTTTAAGGCGGCTGGATACACCAATATTTACGGCATAGATGTCAATGAAGCAACCTTAGAAATAGCTGTAAATCAAGGGATGATCAAAGAGGGTTTTGTAGAGGCTAAAGATATTTTGCACGACATGGATATTATTATGATTTCTCTTTACCCGAATCAAATAGCGCCTTTTATTGAGCAGTACAAAAACTACTTGAAAGAGGGGGCCATTCTAACAGATGTGACGGGTGTTAAAACAACTATTATTGAAAAAGTACTTAATGTTCTTCCTTCAACAGTCGACTTTGTATTTGCTCATCCGATGCGTGGCAGTGAAAAAAAGGGAATCATTGGAGCAGACCATACACGATTTATAGGAGCGAATGCTTTGATTACCCCTATTCCAATAAATAAAGAAGCCTCTTTACAACTCATTGAAAAACTTTATAAAGAGGTTGGATTTAATCAAGTGACGCGCGTTTCTCCCGGAAAACATGATGATCAAATCGCATATGTCAGTCAATTGATGCATGTTTTGTCTGTATCCGTTGTAAACAGTCAACAAGCCTCAAAAGAAACGTTGACGTTTGCTGGAAATAGTTTCCAAGAACTTACAAGGATTGCCGATATCAATGCTGAATTATGGAGCGAACTCTTTTTAAACAATCGAATAGCTTTATTAGCGTCGATTGAACAATTCGAAACTGAACTCAATGCTATGAAGCGTACACTAGCAGATAGTGATGAAGTTGAATTAAAGAACATCTTTAAAAAAGCTACCAGGAAAAGAAGAGAATGGTATTGA
- a CDS encoding FAD/NAD(P)-binding protein — MKIAIIGMGVAGISVLREWTKEKESDSSIELTVFGDENTFGTGTPYQKDNEVLLMNQPSETITIIPENKNDFEEWAQKQQNQENTTANHYPRQLFGAYLTDRMNDWLLESKAEIIKEKVEMVQMLPNNQLRLTSSSSVKDFDAVHLCIGGLAYKDYYQLINHPNFIVNPFPVEKKLSIIPHGATVGVVGTGLTGIDIFRYTYYNRPDLKVSFFSPSGRFKSIRGKSKAIDYRFFTAENIKNAKEKNNGFIPLETYIEWFKNEVDYQQLSLKNHWKNDQLGSKDMLKEELRDATEIGAIQNLLHDMSPFLAEIWMALCESDKQVFFDKYYEKWDKLRSSFPAATGKELVTAWEENKISVFDNIIDIVENEQSFEFILKDQKSQHADYLINAAGTEKNISFKMGRMPLVSQLVNERLLQPETFGGVQISLPSLSAVSQKYGILHTLKVHGELISGIQFGNNSVNIVSESARPAVRDIVQQLKDK; from the coding sequence ATGAAAATTGCTATTATTGGAATGGGCGTTGCCGGTATTAGTGTACTAAGAGAATGGACAAAAGAAAAAGAAAGCGATTCTTCAATAGAATTAACGGTCTTTGGAGACGAAAATACTTTTGGAACTGGTACACCTTATCAAAAAGATAACGAAGTTTTACTCATGAACCAACCTTCAGAAACGATTACTATCATTCCAGAAAACAAGAATGATTTTGAAGAATGGGCACAGAAACAGCAAAATCAAGAAAATACAACAGCAAACCATTATCCCCGTCAATTATTTGGCGCTTACTTAACCGATCGAATGAACGATTGGCTTTTAGAATCAAAAGCAGAAATCATAAAGGAAAAAGTTGAGATGGTTCAGATGCTGCCAAATAACCAACTCAGATTGACTTCGTCTTCCAGTGTAAAAGATTTCGATGCAGTCCATCTTTGTATCGGCGGTCTGGCTTACAAAGATTACTATCAACTGATCAACCATCCTAACTTCATTGTTAATCCTTTTCCCGTCGAAAAAAAACTATCCATTATTCCTCATGGAGCAACAGTCGGTGTAGTGGGTACTGGTCTAACTGGTATCGATATTTTTCGATACACTTATTATAACCGACCTGATTTAAAGGTATCGTTCTTTTCTCCATCTGGAAGATTTAAATCCATCCGAGGCAAATCTAAGGCAATCGACTATCGGTTTTTTACAGCAGAGAACATCAAGAACGCTAAAGAAAAAAACAATGGTTTCATTCCATTAGAAACGTATATCGAATGGTTCAAAAATGAAGTAGACTATCAACAATTATCATTAAAAAACCATTGGAAAAATGATCAGCTAGGTTCTAAAGATATGCTCAAAGAAGAATTACGCGATGCCACAGAGATTGGAGCAATCCAAAATCTGCTTCACGATATGAGTCCATTTCTAGCAGAAATATGGATGGCTCTTTGCGAATCAGATAAACAAGTTTTCTTTGACAAGTACTACGAAAAATGGGATAAACTACGCAGTTCGTTCCCTGCTGCTACTGGCAAGGAGTTGGTAACTGCTTGGGAAGAAAATAAAATCAGCGTATTTGATAACATAATAGATATTGTTGAAAACGAACAATCATTTGAATTTATTCTAAAAGACCAAAAATCACAGCACGCAGACTATCTTATCAATGCTGCAGGTACAGAAAAAAACATTTCATTCAAAATGGGTCGGATGCCGCTCGTTAGCCAATTAGTCAATGAACGTCTTCTTCAACCCGAAACATTTGGCGGTGTTCAAATTAGCTTGCCTAGTTTAAGTGCTGTCAGCCAAAAGTATGGTATCCTTCATACCCTAAAAGTTCATGGTGAATTGATTTCTGGGATCCAATTTGGAAATAATTCAGTGAATATTGTATCTGAAAGTGCTCGACCCGCCGTCCGAGACATCGTACAACAGCTCAAAGATAAATAA
- a CDS encoding PLDc N-terminal domain-containing protein, with protein MNTNIDLLIEYLPFIAPLILLQIGLAIFSAVHVVRHPNYRFGNRMMWLLIVLLIQWIGPLVYFVFGRGDEHDR; from the coding sequence ATGAATACAAACATAGATTTACTGATCGAGTACTTACCCTTTATTGCTCCACTTATTTTGTTGCAGATAGGTCTTGCTATTTTCTCAGCCGTTCATGTCGTTCGTCATCCTAATTATAGATTTGGAAATCGGATGATGTGGTTGCTAATAGTCCTTCTTATTCAGTGGATTGGCCCGCTAGTCTATTTTGTTTTTGGAAGAGGCGATGAACATGATCGTTGA
- a CDS encoding ABC transporter ATP-binding protein, translating into MNMIVEIKGVSKKISDQEVLRDINLSIPEHSIFGFIGANGAGKTTLMKCMVGLLPTSAGTITIANEPVIFGGTKSNEQVGYLPDVPEFYPFYNARGYLELCAVITGLPKNEWQSRINELLDLVGLEDTSALIGSYSRGMKQRLGIAQALLNRPKLLICDEPTSALDPVGRSKILSILEEVKQETTVFFSTHILSDAEQICDSVAMLHEGTIIFQDQLQTLQQKFDDYFVYTFTVAASEAQKCLIKLPFLMEVKDNQLLVRLQNNQEKLVMMREIVAQGLILQSLHPQSRQLEQLVLEVLS; encoded by the coding sequence ATGAACATGATCGTTGAGATCAAAGGAGTCTCTAAAAAAATTAGCGACCAAGAAGTGCTGAGAGACATCAATTTATCTATTCCGGAGCATTCTATTTTTGGTTTTATTGGAGCAAATGGTGCTGGAAAAACGACGCTCATGAAATGTATGGTAGGCTTGCTGCCCACTAGCGCTGGAACTATTACTATTGCAAATGAGCCGGTTATTTTTGGAGGAACCAAATCGAATGAGCAGGTCGGCTATTTGCCTGATGTTCCTGAATTTTATCCTTTTTATAATGCAAGAGGATACTTGGAGTTATGTGCAGTGATCACAGGTCTTCCCAAAAATGAATGGCAATCTCGAATTAATGAACTGTTAGATTTAGTTGGTTTGGAAGATACTAGTGCGTTGATAGGTTCGTATTCAAGAGGAATGAAACAGCGTTTAGGGATTGCACAAGCGTTGCTTAACCGTCCTAAATTACTTATTTGCGATGAACCGACTTCAGCCTTGGATCCTGTAGGACGCTCAAAGATCCTTTCTATATTAGAAGAAGTCAAGCAAGAGACGACTGTCTTTTTTTCTACCCATATTCTTTCAGATGCGGAACAGATTTGCGACTCCGTTGCTATGTTGCATGAGGGAACGATTATTTTTCAAGACCAATTGCAGACATTACAACAGAAATTCGATGATTACTTTGTATACACCTTTACTGTAGCTGCAAGTGAAGCCCAGAAGTGCTTAATTAAACTCCCATTTCTTATGGAAGTGAAGGACAACCAATTGTTAGTTCGACTGCAAAATAATCAAGAGAAATTAGTGATGATGCGGGAAATTGTTGCGCAAGGACTCATTCTCCAATCTCTTCACCCACAAAGCCGCCAGTTAGAACAACTTGTACTGGAAGTGTTATCATGA
- a CDS encoding ABC transporter permease subunit gives MNQWSGFLKKEWIESIKSYKLLLIITCFSFLGILNPFTAKITPVLFEKFLPEIMISLPEPSALDSWMQFHKNVPQTGMIFFILLFSTIVSKELEKGTLTMLLTKGLSRTTVITTKFFIISGYWIGAISLSFLITYGYTAYYWDQGTVYHTVFAAFGLLLVGLLLLSITLWGNTFFANSSGGVIAALLAFGALSLAAIIPTAIKWNPIALLTEASNLLTNMTEPKELWLPCLVAIGSTVSFVCWTVRHFKKKQI, from the coding sequence ATGAATCAATGGAGCGGTTTTTTAAAAAAAGAGTGGATTGAAAGTATAAAGTCATATAAGCTCTTGCTTATCATCACTTGTTTTTCATTTCTAGGTATTCTTAATCCTTTTACCGCTAAGATAACTCCTGTTCTGTTCGAGAAGTTTCTTCCTGAAATAATGATTTCTTTACCTGAACCTAGTGCGCTGGATTCGTGGATGCAGTTTCATAAGAATGTTCCACAAACAGGGATGATATTCTTTATTCTTTTATTTAGTACAATTGTATCTAAAGAATTGGAAAAAGGAACTTTAACGATGCTTTTGACGAAGGGTCTATCGCGTACTACCGTGATCACTACTAAGTTCTTTATAATAAGTGGGTACTGGATTGGTGCTATTTCATTATCTTTTCTGATCACTTATGGCTATACAGCCTATTATTGGGATCAAGGAACTGTCTATCACACGGTTTTCGCTGCTTTTGGTCTTTTGTTGGTCGGACTGCTCCTTCTTTCGATCACACTGTGGGGCAATACATTTTTTGCTAACTCATCTGGAGGAGTTATTGCAGCCCTACTTGCATTTGGAGCATTATCTTTAGCTGCAATCATTCCGACAGCTATCAAATGGAATCCGATAGCATTGCTAACCGAAGCTTCTAATTTATTAACAAATATGACAGAACCTAAGGAATTATGGCTGCCTTGTCTTGTAGCTATTGGATCTACAGTGAGCTTTGTCTGTTGGACTGTACGCCATTTCAAAAAAAAACAGATCTAA
- a CDS encoding bactofilin family protein, which produces MKIKGNKKRNALLLLILLVAFMLIPFVSVLAETISGDNVIVESDETLEKTSFLSGSNVRVDGDINATTFITAANTEVNGTIDGDLFVIGQNATINGTVNGSVFVAGQNITVNGVVENTIYLAGATLKVGSQTNGSAFLAGQNVSIEKAAVIEKDAFVGASQAYQNGVINGDLSSSSESLSVGGKIGGDLDYSSQNKAVFSGNSEVAGETTWKKMELESYKDSRAMFTTAILMQVLFSIAASLVVWLFVRWIRPDLWTNLAEQITISQLKALGFGALAVVVVPIVSLLLMLTIIGIPLAFILLTLYGLSLYVSTIILAVFISLWFQKKFSWSNVQSFWVFLLGLIILNVLGIIPFIGWILGFITVSFGLGSIVLSILNRRTQIKSI; this is translated from the coding sequence ATGAAGATTAAAGGGAATAAAAAACGCAACGCTCTGCTTCTATTGATTCTGCTTGTTGCTTTTATGTTGATTCCTTTTGTAAGCGTTCTAGCTGAAACGATTTCTGGTGATAACGTCATTGTAGAGTCAGATGAGACTTTAGAAAAAACTAGTTTTCTTTCAGGGTCAAATGTCCGTGTCGATGGAGATATAAATGCGACTACTTTTATAACAGCTGCTAACACCGAGGTTAACGGGACGATTGATGGAGATTTATTTGTTATAGGTCAAAACGCTACTATAAACGGCACAGTCAATGGGAGTGTATTTGTAGCAGGACAGAATATCACCGTAAACGGTGTTGTTGAAAATACTATTTATCTAGCTGGAGCCACCTTAAAAGTGGGATCTCAAACAAATGGGAGTGCTTTTCTAGCAGGACAAAATGTCTCCATTGAAAAAGCTGCAGTGATTGAGAAAGATGCTTTTGTGGGTGCATCTCAAGCCTATCAAAACGGTGTGATCAATGGTGATTTATCTAGCTCAAGCGAATCGCTATCTGTTGGCGGAAAAATTGGCGGAGATTTAGACTATAGTAGTCAAAATAAGGCTGTTTTTTCAGGGAATTCTGAAGTCGCAGGCGAAACAACTTGGAAAAAAATGGAACTTGAATCTTATAAAGATTCAAGAGCGATGTTCACTACCGCAATCTTGATGCAAGTTCTCTTTAGCATAGCAGCTTCTTTAGTCGTATGGCTGTTTGTCAGATGGATCAGACCGGATTTATGGACTAACTTAGCCGAACAAATAACGATTTCTCAACTTAAAGCACTTGGTTTTGGAGCGTTAGCTGTTGTAGTAGTTCCAATAGTTTCGTTGCTTTTGATGCTTACCATTATAGGAATACCTTTAGCTTTTATCTTATTAACGCTATACGGATTATCCCTTTATGTTTCAACGATCATTCTTGCCGTTTTTATAAGTCTTTGGTTCCAGAAAAAATTTAGCTGGTCCAATGTACAATCTTTTTGGGTGTTCTTACTAGGGCTGATCATTTTAAATGTTTTAGGGATCATACCATTTATTGGTTGGATCCTCGGTTTCATTACTGTGTCCTTTGGATTAGGATCGATTGTATTGTCGATACTAAACCGTAGAACTCAAATAAAAAGTATTTAA
- the deoD gene encoding purine-nucleoside phosphorylase, with translation MSFHISAKEGQIADIVLLPGDPLRAKYIAETFLEDAVCYNTVRNMLGYTGTYKGKKISVQGTGMGMPSAVLYIHELINDYGVKTLIRVGTCGAIQKDVHIRDVIIAQAAATDSSLIFKDLAPIYFPPIGNYGLISNAFNIGTEKDMTVHVGNVFSSDTFYNDTEDTMNSMTKLDVLGVDMETAGLYYLASKFHVRALSILTVSDHLITGEQTSADERQTSFSEMIEVALEAAIK, from the coding sequence ATGAGTTTTCACATTAGTGCAAAAGAAGGTCAAATTGCTGACATCGTTTTATTACCTGGGGATCCGCTTCGTGCAAAATATATTGCTGAAACATTTTTAGAAGATGCTGTTTGCTACAATACTGTTAGAAATATGCTTGGTTATACAGGAACCTATAAAGGTAAAAAAATTTCCGTACAAGGTACTGGAATGGGAATGCCTTCTGCAGTCTTGTATATTCATGAATTAATTAATGATTACGGTGTTAAAACATTGATACGTGTTGGAACGTGTGGAGCTATTCAAAAAGACGTACATATTCGTGACGTTATCATTGCTCAAGCTGCAGCGACAGACTCCTCCCTTATTTTTAAAGACCTAGCGCCAATATACTTCCCACCAATTGGTAATTATGGTTTGATCAGTAACGCTTTCAATATCGGAACTGAGAAAGACATGACCGTTCATGTTGGAAACGTCTTTTCTTCTGACACATTCTATAATGATACTGAAGATACAATGAACAGTATGACAAAACTTGATGTATTAGGTGTAGATATGGAAACAGCCGGTCTTTATTACCTAGCATCTAAATTCCATGTGCGTGCTCTTAGTATCTTAACTGTTAGTGACCACCTGATTACTGGAGAACAAACATCAGCTGATGAACGTCAAACAAGCTTCAGCGAAATGATTGAAGTCGCATTAGAAGCCGCTATTAAATAA
- a CDS encoding Crp/Fnr family transcriptional regulator has protein sequence MSKGIKLFDGLSDEQIKTILNSIPSRKYKKNHILIFEEDPIDQVYIIKSGALKIYRAYEDKEIILDFVRKHEVIGEVELFSKSPALSSVEVTEDAEIHHLSQADFIALIYKNKIILENIFRIHHQRFETLNKQIRNLTFYSVHTRVCRVLLDFIENNEKPNDLTIKNINQSTIASMIGVTRESVSKAFKDLQDEHILSLQPKTITVLDMDKLQAYANFD, from the coding sequence ATGAGCAAGGGTATTAAATTGTTTGATGGTCTTTCAGATGAACAGATCAAAACTATCTTAAATTCCATCCCATCTAGAAAATATAAAAAGAATCATATCCTCATTTTTGAAGAGGATCCCATTGATCAAGTCTATATTATTAAAAGCGGTGCTTTAAAAATTTATAGAGCGTATGAAGATAAAGAAATCATCCTTGACTTTGTTAGAAAACATGAAGTAATCGGAGAAGTTGAACTTTTTTCTAAAAGCCCAGCTCTATCTTCTGTTGAAGTCACTGAAGATGCTGAAATTCATCATCTGTCTCAGGCTGATTTTATTGCTTTAATCTATAAAAATAAAATAATTCTGGAAAATATTTTCCGGATCCACCATCAACGCTTTGAAACTTTGAATAAACAAATAAGAAATTTAACTTTCTATAGTGTCCACACTCGCGTTTGTCGTGTTTTACTTGATTTTATCGAGAACAATGAAAAACCCAATGATTTAACGATAAAAAATATCAACCAAAGCACGATTGCTAGTATGATTGGTGTAACACGTGAATCCGTTTCTAAAGCCTTTAAAGATTTACAAGATGAACATATTCTCTCATTACAGCCAAAGACGATAACCGTCCTTGATATGGATAAATTACAAGCATATGCAAATTTTGATTAA
- the deoB gene encoding phosphopentomutase: protein MKSKRIHLIVLDSVGIGEAPDAASFNDTGSHTLGHIAESMELALPNLEKMGLGNIADLKGINKVAASEAYWTKLAEKSVGKDTMTGHWEIAGLQIDTPFRVFPEGFPEELLEKITAYSGRKIIGNKPASGTGILDELGEEQMETGALIIYTSADPVLQIAAHEEIIPLEELYDICAYVREITKEDPYMIGRIIARPYLGEPGAFKRTANRHDYALSPFGSTVLDKLKANGKDVIAVGKISDIFNGHGITEAVRTKSNMDGVDQLLKVMEKPFEGLSFTNLVDFDALYGHRRDTKGYGEALMDFDRRLPEILARLEEGDLLLITADHGNDPTAPGTDHTREYIPLLAYSKQFKNAKELKTANYFSDIGATIAANFDLPALENGKSFLAELN from the coding sequence ATGAAAAGCAAACGGATTCATTTGATCGTGTTAGATTCAGTTGGAATTGGTGAAGCACCAGATGCGGCATCATTTAATGATACAGGTTCACATACACTAGGACACATCGCGGAATCAATGGAGTTAGCCTTACCAAACCTAGAAAAAATGGGTTTAGGAAATATTGCAGATTTGAAAGGGATCAATAAGGTAGCAGCAAGTGAAGCGTATTGGACAAAGTTAGCTGAAAAAAGTGTGGGTAAAGATACAATGACGGGTCATTGGGAAATTGCTGGTTTACAAATTGACACGCCATTCAGAGTTTTTCCAGAGGGATTCCCAGAGGAGTTGCTTGAAAAAATTACCGCATATTCAGGAAGAAAAATTATTGGAAATAAACCAGCATCTGGAACAGGTATTCTTGATGAATTAGGTGAAGAGCAAATGGAAACGGGAGCTTTGATTATTTATACATCAGCTGATCCAGTTCTTCAAATTGCAGCGCACGAAGAAATTATCCCTTTAGAAGAGTTATACGATATATGTGCGTATGTCCGTGAGATCACAAAAGAAGATCCTTATATGATTGGTCGGATCATCGCACGTCCTTATCTTGGAGAACCGGGTGCATTCAAACGTACAGCTAACCGGCACGATTACGCGCTAAGCCCATTTGGTTCTACAGTATTAGATAAACTTAAAGCTAACGGAAAAGATGTTATTGCAGTTGGTAAAATCAGCGATATTTTTAATGGACATGGCATTACTGAAGCAGTTCGGACAAAAAGCAACATGGATGGAGTAGATCAATTATTAAAAGTAATGGAAAAACCATTTGAAGGGTTGTCTTTTACTAATCTAGTCGATTTTGATGCTCTTTACGGACATCGCAGAGATACAAAAGGTTATGGCGAAGCATTGATGGATTTTGACAGGCGTCTACCAGAAATTCTAGCTAGACTTGAAGAAGGAGATTTGTTGCTGATAACAGCAGACCATGGAAATGATCCAACCGCTCCAGGAACAGATCATACACGCGAATATATTCCGTTGCTTGCTTATTCAAAACAATTTAAAAATGCAAAAGAGTTGAAAACAGCCAATTATTTTTCGGATATCGGTGCGACAATTGCTGCAAACTTTGATTTACCAGCATTAGAAAATGGCAAAAGCTTTTTAGCAGAACTAAATTAA
- a CDS encoding BMP family lipoprotein, with protein MKKSTIKTIGFALLSMTVLAACGNDSASEAGDESEKTDFKLGMVTDLGSVNDKSFNQSAWEGLQQLEKDKGYEVKYLEPKADSEVEPSLLQFVNSQTDLTWATAATLADAVTTIASNNPDTKLGIIDSDIEGIENIVSVSFKENEGAFLAGVVAASMTETDKVGFVGGMEIPVIQRFHAGFEAGVKAVNPEATVVVNYVGVFNRVDMGKSAASTMYNDGVDTIFHAAGGTGNGVFNEAQERFDNGEKVWVIGVDKDQSLEFGDDITLTSMMKNVDRAVYDISEKTAEGNFPGGEVVRLGLAEDGVGLATTSDKNVPKDILDLVEDYKTKIISGDITVPEKP; from the coding sequence ATGAAAAAATCAACTATTAAAACTATTGGGTTCGCTTTATTATCAATGACAGTATTGGCAGCTTGTGGAAATGACAGTGCCAGTGAAGCTGGGGATGAAAGTGAAAAAACGGATTTCAAATTAGGCATGGTAACTGATTTGGGAAGTGTGAATGATAAGTCATTTAATCAAAGCGCATGGGAAGGGTTACAACAATTAGAAAAAGATAAAGGGTATGAAGTGAAATACTTAGAACCTAAAGCAGATTCAGAAGTTGAGCCAAGTTTACTTCAATTTGTTAATAGCCAAACAGATTTGACTTGGGCCACTGCAGCAACGTTAGCAGATGCTGTGACAACGATTGCTTCTAATAATCCAGATACAAAATTAGGTATTATCGATTCAGATATTGAAGGGATTGAAAATATTGTTTCGGTTTCATTTAAAGAAAACGAAGGTGCTTTTCTAGCAGGTGTTGTTGCAGCTAGTATGACTGAAACAGACAAAGTTGGCTTTGTTGGTGGAATGGAAATCCCAGTTATTCAACGTTTCCATGCAGGTTTTGAAGCAGGGGTCAAGGCTGTTAACCCAGAAGCAACAGTAGTTGTAAACTACGTCGGTGTCTTTAACCGTGTGGATATGGGTAAATCAGCTGCTTCTACAATGTACAACGATGGTGTAGATACTATCTTCCACGCTGCGGGCGGTACTGGAAATGGTGTCTTTAATGAAGCTCAAGAACGTTTTGATAATGGAGAAAAAGTTTGGGTGATCGGAGTTGATAAAGACCAATCACTAGAATTCGGCGATGATATTACACTAACTTCTATGATGAAAAATGTAGACAGAGCAGTATATGATATTTCTGAAAAAACAGCTGAAGGAAACTTCCCAGGTGGAGAAGTTGTTCGTTTAGGTTTAGCTGAAGATGGCGTAGGCTTAGCAACAACATCAGATAAAAATGTGCCAAAAGACATATTAGATCTTGTTGAAGATTACAAAACAAAAATTATTTCTGGAGATATTACAGTTCCTGAGAAACCATAA